Proteins encoded together in one Catellatospora citrea window:
- a CDS encoding DUF5997 family protein, which produces MTKPKKSQLMKPATAALKLDIYLPATPQEFQESLVSREDLDELQRNPPQWLADLRREGPHPRNVVAARLRISNSGLARAGITEALTTAQIADLAANPPEWLVRERATHAETQREQRRLQERQQDATEKVTVPAKPAKSAKPARRQSPTSRGGRSPRR; this is translated from the coding sequence GTGACCAAGCCGAAGAAGTCCCAGCTGATGAAGCCCGCCACGGCGGCGCTGAAGCTCGACATCTACCTGCCTGCCACGCCGCAGGAGTTCCAGGAGAGCTTGGTGTCGCGCGAGGACCTCGACGAGCTGCAGCGCAACCCTCCGCAGTGGCTGGCAGACCTGCGCCGCGAGGGCCCCCACCCGCGCAACGTGGTCGCCGCGCGGCTGCGGATCTCCAACAGTGGCCTGGCCCGTGCGGGCATCACCGAGGCGCTGACCACCGCCCAGATCGCGGACCTGGCGGCCAACCCGCCGGAGTGGCTGGTCCGCGAGCGCGCGACGCACGCCGAGACGCAGCGCGAGCAGCGGCGACTGCAGGAGCGCCAGCAGGACGCGACCGAGAAGGTCACCGTGCCGGCCAAGCCCGCCAAGTCGGCCAAGCCCGCGCGCCGCCAGAGCCCGACGAGCCGAGGCGGCCGGTCTCCGCGCCGCTGA
- a CDS encoding TerC/Alx family metal homeostasis membrane protein: protein MPAETSAASLSTIGTPWLWAVTVLVLLGLLVVDFVITRRPHAVSMREAIGWTVFYLALPVAFGFFVWARFGGTPAVEFFTGYVVEKSLSVDNLFVFMLLLAAFSVPTQLAQRVLLYGIVGALVLRAIFIAAGAAVLQTGTWAFVLFGGVLLVTAVKVMRDALRGGQHAIDIDKMRSVRLLRRFMPVTDEYHGSRLTVRRDGVRALTPMALVVAAVFMTDVVFAVDSVPAVYGVTEDPYLVFATNAFALLGLRALYFVLHNALSSLRYLNHGLALILAFIGVKLVLHWAHGVWPVLPEVPTLLSLGVIIAVLVTVTLASIAANRRDARALAAAADTTHTDAMTRDSVH, encoded by the coding sequence ATGCCCGCCGAAACCTCTGCCGCCTCGCTGTCCACCATCGGCACGCCGTGGCTCTGGGCCGTCACCGTCCTGGTCCTGCTCGGGCTCCTCGTGGTCGACTTCGTGATCACCCGCCGCCCGCACGCGGTGAGCATGCGCGAGGCGATCGGCTGGACCGTCTTCTACCTTGCGCTGCCGGTCGCCTTCGGCTTCTTCGTGTGGGCGCGCTTCGGCGGCACGCCCGCGGTCGAGTTCTTCACCGGGTACGTCGTCGAGAAGTCCCTGTCGGTCGACAACCTGTTCGTGTTCATGCTGCTGCTGGCCGCGTTCTCGGTGCCGACGCAGCTCGCCCAGCGGGTGCTGCTGTACGGCATCGTCGGCGCGCTCGTCCTGCGGGCGATCTTCATCGCCGCGGGCGCCGCCGTGCTGCAGACGGGCACCTGGGCGTTCGTGCTGTTCGGCGGCGTGCTGCTGGTGACCGCGGTCAAGGTGATGCGCGATGCGCTGCGCGGCGGCCAGCACGCGATCGACATCGACAAGATGCGCAGCGTACGGCTGCTGCGCCGGTTCATGCCGGTCACCGACGAGTACCACGGCTCGCGCCTGACGGTGCGCCGCGACGGCGTGCGTGCACTGACCCCGATGGCGCTGGTCGTGGCCGCAGTGTTCATGACCGACGTGGTGTTCGCCGTCGACTCGGTGCCCGCCGTGTACGGCGTCACCGAGGACCCCTACCTCGTCTTCGCCACCAACGCCTTCGCCCTGCTGGGCCTGCGCGCGCTGTACTTCGTGCTGCACAACGCCCTGAGCAGCCTGCGCTACCTCAACCACGGGCTGGCGCTCATCCTCGCGTTCATCGGCGTCAAGCTGGTGCTGCACTGGGCGCACGGCGTCTGGCCGGTGCTGCCCGAGGTGCCGACCCTGCTGTCCCTGGGCGTCATCATCGCGGTCCTGGTCACCGTCACCCTGGCCAGCATCGCCGCCAACCGCCGCGACGCCCGGGCGCTCGCAGCCGCGGCCGACACCACGCACACCGATGCAATGACCCGAGATTCTGTGCACTGA
- a CDS encoding class I SAM-dependent methyltransferase, which translates to MGTTTAAYDAHADWYNDFMSPAAGDYLRRVHNTLTDLLGPGDGSCLDVGCGTGAHVPPVADLGWTPLGVDLSAGQLRHAMHRLPVAVADAARLPFADNTLPAAVCVLISTDVPDYGAVIAEVGRVLRPGGRFVHLGVHPCFVGAFADWSDRPRVVVDERYTDRSHTYDTWNPHGVRARVGGWQIPLADLLNAATTAGLRLDRVAESGTGIPDLFGFAAVKA; encoded by the coding sequence ATGGGGACGACGACAGCCGCGTACGACGCGCACGCCGACTGGTACAACGACTTCATGTCCCCGGCCGCGGGCGACTACCTGCGCCGGGTCCACAACACCCTCACCGACCTGCTGGGTCCCGGCGACGGCAGCTGCCTCGACGTCGGCTGCGGCACGGGCGCGCACGTGCCGCCCGTCGCGGACCTGGGCTGGACGCCGCTCGGGGTGGACCTGTCCGCCGGGCAGTTGCGCCACGCCATGCACCGGTTGCCGGTCGCCGTCGCCGACGCGGCCCGGCTGCCGTTCGCCGACAACACGCTGCCCGCCGCGGTATGCGTACTGATCAGCACCGACGTGCCCGACTACGGCGCCGTCATCGCCGAGGTCGGGCGGGTGCTGCGCCCGGGCGGCCGGTTCGTGCACCTGGGTGTGCACCCGTGTTTCGTCGGCGCTTTCGCCGACTGGAGCGACCGGCCCCGCGTCGTCGTCGACGAGCGCTACACGGACCGCTCCCACACCTACGACACCTGGAACCCGCACGGCGTACGCGCCCGCGTCGGCGGCTGGCAGATCCCCCTCGCCGACCTCCTCAACGCCGCCACCACCGCCGGACTACGCCTGGACCGCGTCGCGGAATCCGGCACCGGCATCCCGGACCTGTTCGGCTTCGCCGCCGTCAAAGCGTGA
- a CDS encoding dipeptidase, whose amino-acid sequence MSTDHMIINALGILDNPNAEHSLAAAHKLVQDSDDLTIDARTIADAHASGLTAVNITLGYTMGDAEPYGHTLREIEVWDRFVADHPADLVKVLTADDIRAAHRDGKVGIVYGFQNAVAVGDDPTRVAQFHHLGVRVIQLTYNQANHLGDGSMAPGNRGLTPFGHEVVEALCDSRIMVDLSHSGENTCLEATRVAKLPVSINHTGCRALVDLPRNKTDEELRLVAERGGFVGIYFMPFVNATGHARADDVVDHIVHAVNVCGEDFVGIGTDGTVTSIDDLDGYRAQLAEHVAHRQAAGVGAAGERADTFPFVEDLRGVDQFRKLIRLLEQRGFSSTRIEKIMGRNFLAYADRVWA is encoded by the coding sequence GTGAGCACCGACCACATGATCATCAACGCGCTGGGCATCCTCGACAACCCCAACGCGGAGCACTCGCTGGCCGCCGCGCACAAGCTCGTCCAGGACAGCGACGACCTCACCATCGACGCGCGCACCATCGCCGACGCGCACGCCTCCGGCCTCACCGCGGTCAACATCACCCTCGGCTACACGATGGGCGACGCCGAGCCGTACGGCCACACCCTGCGCGAGATCGAGGTCTGGGACCGCTTCGTCGCCGACCACCCCGCCGACCTGGTCAAGGTGCTCACCGCCGACGACATCCGCGCCGCGCACCGCGACGGCAAGGTCGGCATCGTCTACGGCTTCCAGAACGCCGTCGCCGTCGGCGACGACCCCACCCGCGTGGCGCAGTTCCACCACCTGGGCGTACGCGTCATCCAGCTGACCTACAACCAGGCCAACCACCTCGGCGACGGCTCGATGGCCCCGGGCAACCGCGGACTCACCCCGTTCGGGCACGAGGTCGTCGAAGCCCTCTGCGACAGCCGCATCATGGTCGATCTGTCGCACAGCGGCGAGAACACGTGCCTGGAAGCGACCCGGGTGGCGAAGCTGCCGGTGTCCATCAACCACACCGGCTGCCGCGCCCTGGTCGACCTGCCCCGCAACAAGACCGACGAGGAGCTGCGCCTGGTCGCCGAGCGCGGCGGCTTCGTCGGCATCTACTTCATGCCGTTCGTCAACGCCACCGGCCACGCCCGCGCCGACGACGTCGTGGACCACATCGTCCACGCGGTGAACGTATGCGGCGAGGACTTCGTCGGCATCGGCACCGACGGCACCGTGACCTCCATCGACGACCTCGACGGCTACCGCGCGCAGCTCGCCGAGCACGTGGCGCACCGGCAGGCGGCAGGTGTCGGCGCGGCCGGCGAGCGAGCCGACACGTTCCCGTTCGTCGAGGACCTGCGCGGCGTGGACCAGTTCCGCAAGCTGATCCGCCTGCTGGAGCAGCGCGGCTTCAGCTCCACCCGGATCGAGAAGATCATGGGCCGCAACTTCCTCGCCTACGCCGACCGCGTCTGGGCCTGA
- a CDS encoding amidohydrolase family protein yields MAHVDEPAPTPYAPPEPGTVTAYRNATLIDGTGGPARPGTTIVVDGDVIIEVVPDEAATVPDGVAAVDVGGAFVIPGLIDSHQHLATPPNRPVAEAALRRQVYGGVTAIRDMADDLRQIADLTRATRIGEIPGPDIAYASLMAGPTFFDDPRTWQVSQGGTPGHVPWMQAVDDDTDLPLAVAMARGTHATAIKVYAELPGTTVAAITAEAKRQGIGVWAHAAVFPATPAQVVASGVDAVSHVTLLAQETADEPLTSYKTKAPVDVERLVRDGDQRLDALYALMRQRGTVLDATGSMWMWMAEQADDAEGKARALANDVLSAKLTGDAFRAGVLVSTGTDYETDPAHPFPSLHAEMAFLADRCGIPAEEVIRCATLVGAISMGAQDTMGTVEAGKLANFVVLARDPRADMANLDSIEYTVKRGRRFDRGDFRKDEQ; encoded by the coding sequence ATGGCCCACGTGGACGAGCCCGCGCCGACCCCGTACGCCCCGCCCGAGCCCGGCACGGTCACCGCGTACCGCAACGCGACGCTCATCGACGGCACCGGCGGTCCGGCCCGGCCCGGCACCACGATCGTGGTCGACGGCGACGTGATCATCGAGGTCGTGCCGGACGAGGCGGCCACCGTGCCCGACGGCGTGGCGGCGGTCGACGTCGGCGGCGCGTTCGTGATCCCCGGCCTCATCGACTCCCACCAGCACCTGGCCACCCCGCCGAACCGGCCGGTCGCCGAGGCGGCACTGCGCCGGCAGGTGTACGGCGGCGTCACCGCGATCCGCGACATGGCCGACGACCTGCGCCAGATCGCCGACCTGACCCGCGCCACCCGGATCGGCGAGATACCCGGCCCCGACATCGCCTACGCGTCGCTGATGGCCGGGCCCACCTTCTTCGACGACCCGCGCACCTGGCAGGTCTCCCAGGGCGGCACCCCCGGCCACGTGCCGTGGATGCAGGCCGTCGACGACGACACCGACCTGCCGCTGGCCGTCGCGATGGCCCGCGGCACGCACGCCACGGCGATCAAGGTGTACGCCGAGCTGCCCGGCACGACCGTCGCGGCGATCACCGCGGAGGCCAAGCGGCAGGGCATCGGCGTGTGGGCGCACGCCGCGGTGTTCCCGGCGACACCCGCCCAGGTCGTCGCGTCCGGCGTGGACGCCGTCTCGCACGTGACGCTGCTCGCCCAGGAGACCGCGGACGAGCCGCTGACGTCGTACAAGACGAAAGCCCCGGTGGACGTCGAACGTCTGGTGCGCGACGGCGACCAGCGCCTCGACGCCCTCTACGCGCTGATGCGCCAGCGGGGCACGGTGCTCGACGCGACCGGCAGCATGTGGATGTGGATGGCCGAGCAGGCCGACGACGCCGAAGGCAAGGCCCGCGCCCTGGCCAACGACGTGCTGTCGGCGAAGCTGACCGGCGACGCGTTCCGCGCGGGCGTGCTGGTGTCCACGGGCACCGACTACGAGACCGACCCCGCGCACCCGTTCCCGTCGCTGCACGCCGAGATGGCGTTCCTGGCCGACCGCTGCGGCATCCCGGCCGAGGAGGTCATCCGCTGCGCGACGCTGGTCGGCGCGATCAGCATGGGCGCGCAGGACACCATGGGCACCGTCGAGGCGGGCAAGCTGGCCAACTTCGTCGTGCTGGCCCGCGACCCGCGCGCCGACATGGCCAACCTGGACAGCATCGAGTACACCGTCAAGCGCGGCCGCCGCTTCGACCGCGGCGACTTCCGGAAGGACGAGCAGTGA
- a CDS encoding IclR family transcriptional regulator — MPRSASSAVDKALDLIEAVARADRPLRLGELAQAVGLHRATAYRVLVDLVARGWVQRAGEHYLPGSVALQVSRAAATRSLAALCRPVLEGLAEHTGMMVNLQVLEADRSRVIDVVRPARLEMISDLRDEALPVHRFAGPLALVAQLDEQARAPYLAVAQAAGHPLDGSGGLLADLARVRDTGFAVEHGRNDKVIGSMSRAVVAPGGSPLCAVTLVGPDAEFAEPRLSELERALTDAAATLAAVLIAPAEPVRPAIRDTAAVRSATSEGNSR, encoded by the coding sequence GTGCCGAGATCCGCCAGCTCGGCGGTGGACAAGGCGCTCGACCTCATCGAGGCCGTCGCCCGCGCCGACCGCCCGCTCCGGCTCGGTGAGCTGGCCCAGGCCGTCGGCCTGCACCGCGCCACCGCCTACCGGGTGCTGGTCGACCTGGTCGCCCGCGGCTGGGTGCAGCGCGCCGGGGAGCACTACCTGCCCGGGTCGGTGGCACTGCAGGTGTCCCGGGCGGCGGCGACCCGATCGCTGGCCGCGCTGTGCCGCCCGGTCCTCGAAGGCCTCGCCGAGCACACCGGGATGATGGTCAACCTCCAGGTCCTGGAGGCCGATCGGTCCCGCGTGATCGACGTCGTACGCCCCGCGCGCCTGGAGATGATCAGCGACCTGCGCGACGAGGCGCTGCCCGTGCACCGGTTCGCCGGGCCGCTCGCGCTGGTCGCCCAGCTCGACGAGCAGGCCCGTGCGCCCTACCTCGCCGTGGCGCAGGCGGCCGGGCACCCGCTGGACGGATCCGGCGGCCTGCTGGCCGACCTGGCCCGGGTCCGGGACACCGGCTTCGCGGTCGAACACGGCCGCAACGACAAGGTGATCGGCTCGATGAGCCGGGCGGTCGTCGCGCCGGGCGGCTCTCCGCTGTGCGCGGTCACGCTTGTCGGACCGGACGCCGAGTTCGCCGAACCCCGCCTGTCCGAACTGGAGCGGGCCCTGACCGACGCCGCTGCGACGCTCGCCGCCGTGCTCATCGCGCCCGCCGAACCCGTGCGCCCTGCCATCCGGGACACCGCCGCGGTCCGGTCCGCCACCAGCGAGGGAAACTCCCGATGA
- a CDS encoding ornithine cyclodeaminase family protein produces the protein MNHVLVLDKEQTRAGLDPLRVLDAVSVALVALSRGEVSAPPRIAAQAPGGLLGAMPAYVPGVGLAAKLVSVFATPGQAGRSSHRGLVALFDEHDGRVRALLDAEPLTAVRTAASATQSMRALVPQPTRIAVIGTGVQATAQLAMLAALDPTIPVVVGGRDTTRAAELAARHPKAEAATVEAAVRDADVVFCCTGATEPVFPRAWLRADAHVSSVGGSHGHELDPAVVAEAALFAEWPGAVAAPPPAGAYELQGVDPGRITLLGAVLDGRHPGRGGRGGLTVFKSTGHGALDVAAAAVVHDWARAHGVGTAVDM, from the coding sequence ATGAACCACGTGCTCGTGCTGGACAAGGAACAGACCCGGGCCGGGCTCGACCCGCTGCGGGTGCTGGACGCGGTGTCGGTCGCGCTGGTCGCGCTGAGCCGGGGCGAGGTCTCCGCACCGCCGCGCATCGCCGCACAGGCGCCGGGCGGGCTGCTCGGCGCGATGCCCGCCTACGTGCCCGGCGTCGGGCTGGCGGCCAAGCTGGTCTCCGTCTTCGCCACCCCCGGCCAGGCCGGTCGCAGCTCCCACCGCGGACTGGTCGCGCTGTTCGACGAGCACGACGGCCGCGTCCGCGCCCTGCTCGACGCGGAGCCGCTGACCGCGGTGCGCACCGCGGCGTCGGCGACGCAGAGCATGCGCGCGCTGGTCCCGCAGCCCACGCGGATCGCGGTCATCGGCACCGGCGTGCAGGCCACCGCCCAGCTCGCCATGCTCGCCGCGCTCGACCCCACGATCCCGGTGGTCGTCGGCGGGCGGGACACCACCCGCGCCGCCGAGCTGGCCGCGCGGCACCCCAAGGCCGAGGCGGCGACCGTCGAGGCGGCGGTGCGCGACGCCGACGTGGTGTTCTGCTGCACCGGCGCGACCGAGCCGGTCTTCCCGCGGGCCTGGCTGCGCGCCGACGCGCACGTCAGCTCCGTCGGCGGCTCGCACGGGCACGAACTCGACCCGGCCGTCGTCGCCGAGGCCGCGCTGTTCGCGGAGTGGCCCGGAGCGGTGGCCGCGCCGCCGCCCGCCGGGGCGTACGAGCTGCAGGGCGTCGATCCGGGCCGGATCACCCTGCTCGGCGCGGTGCTGGACGGGCGCCACCCCGGCCGCGGCGGCCGGGGTGGGCTGACGGTGTTCAAATCGACCGGTCACGGCGCACTCGACGTGGCCGCGGCCGCGGTCGTGCACGACTGGGCGCGGGCCCACGGCGTCGGCACGGCCGTGGACATGTGA
- the fdhA gene encoding formaldehyde dehydrogenase, glutathione-independent — translation MSGNKTVVYQGPGHVSVEDLDYPKLELQEQHRKINHGVILKVVASNICGSDQHMVRGRTTAPEGQTLGHEITGEVVETGPDVEFIKVGDLCSVPFNIACGRCRMCMEGHTGVCLNVNPARAGAAYGYVDMGGWLGGQAQYVLVPYADFNLLKFPDKDRAMAKILDLAMLSDIFPTGYHGCYTAGVGTGSTVYIAGAGPVGLAAATSAFLLGAAVVIVGDLNEQRLAQARSFGCETVDLTSDAPLSEMIEQIVGEPEVDAAVDAVGFEARGHGADAGEEPATVLNDIMSIARPAARLGVPGLYVTGDPGGKDEEAKVGSLRVRIGLGWAKSHSFTTGQCPVKQYNRQLMMAILHDRTHIAKNVHATVLPIDDAPKGYTDFDHGAASKYVLDPNRELVGAGV, via the coding sequence ATGTCGGGCAACAAGACCGTCGTCTACCAGGGCCCCGGGCACGTGAGCGTCGAAGACCTCGACTACCCGAAGCTGGAACTACAGGAACAGCACCGCAAGATCAACCATGGCGTGATCCTCAAGGTCGTCGCCAGCAACATCTGCGGCAGCGACCAGCACATGGTCCGCGGCCGCACCACCGCCCCGGAGGGGCAGACGCTCGGCCACGAGATCACCGGCGAGGTGGTCGAGACGGGGCCGGACGTCGAGTTCATCAAGGTCGGCGACCTGTGCTCGGTGCCGTTCAACATCGCCTGCGGCCGGTGCCGCATGTGCATGGAGGGCCACACCGGCGTATGCCTCAACGTCAACCCCGCCCGCGCCGGCGCCGCGTACGGCTACGTGGACATGGGCGGCTGGCTGGGCGGCCAGGCACAGTACGTGCTGGTGCCGTACGCGGACTTCAACCTGCTGAAGTTCCCCGACAAGGACCGGGCCATGGCGAAGATCCTGGACCTGGCCATGCTGAGCGACATCTTCCCGACCGGATACCACGGCTGCTACACCGCGGGCGTGGGCACCGGTTCCACGGTCTACATCGCCGGGGCGGGGCCGGTGGGGCTCGCGGCGGCCACGTCGGCGTTCCTGCTCGGCGCGGCGGTCGTCATCGTCGGCGACCTCAACGAGCAGCGGCTGGCCCAGGCCCGCAGCTTCGGCTGCGAGACCGTCGACCTGACCTCGGACGCGCCCTTGTCCGAGATGATCGAGCAGATCGTCGGGGAGCCGGAGGTCGACGCCGCCGTCGACGCGGTCGGCTTCGAGGCGCGCGGGCACGGCGCGGACGCCGGCGAGGAGCCGGCCACCGTGCTCAACGACATCATGTCGATCGCCCGGCCGGCGGCCCGGCTGGGTGTGCCCGGGCTGTACGTGACCGGTGACCCCGGCGGCAAGGACGAGGAGGCGAAGGTCGGCAGCCTGCGGGTGCGGATCGGTCTGGGCTGGGCGAAGTCGCACAGCTTCACCACCGGCCAGTGCCCGGTCAAGCAGTACAACCGGCAGCTGATGATGGCGATCCTGCACGACCGCACGCACATCGCCAAGAACGTGCACGCCACGGTGCTGCCGATCGACGACGCCCCGAAGGGCTACACCGACTTCGACCACGGCGCGGCCAGCAAGTACGTGCTGGACCCGAACCGCGAGCTGGTCGGCGCGGGCGTCTGA
- a CDS encoding poly(A) polymerase — protein sequence MRTSEQIYHRVRWDPRFDPERFVLGVRQRGAGPKRVPLPAFSPGGDIPWHRVMFIEADGVLVWDRATGLDQVDTSGAGLVRHHGLLPAPFFTPGAAHTWQPGHGWRPAPTTPEPAVPARLRLLTWNTLWDRYDSDRIDTARRRPLLLVALQAADADVIALQEVEPELLTLLRDAPWVRAGYTLTDDAAPGGLVLLSRLPVREVGSHRLAPHKAAVAIVVDTAAGPLAVATTHLSSDHSADGARRRQDELTRLAEGLAGIGTDLVLLGDFNDEGAAPTAMLGMDDAWTQVHGADDGTPTFDPVANPLAAVSSLSGVARRLDRVLLRGGPSATAAELVGDRPEPDGLHPSDHYGVVVDLAFGGAGERDVLDAAPTARTALAWLPPERVWPAVQELRAAHDPQFHRWPPHVNVLFGFVPEADFEQAAPLLAAAAAEVPPFPVRLRGVHTFGHRDDATIWLDPAADGDAPWRRLWQALRQRFPRCRGRAEGFTPHLTLGRSRDPQRVAAACAAALGERRAQVGELVLLSRRGDEPMRPRAALTLGTGELRWLADAQATGTGTPQAAPVRALAPAAGDEAAASAVERLAAGFAEGVVHVTGSRRMGCALPGADLDLVAALPGRADPVEVAARVRAALPDAVAVRAVTDARVPRLRLSVGDLDVDLVVIGTGGLGPGDAVARRAELGEDTAVALSAVSDADAVRAAVGSRHAAFALLARQVKGWARAKGLDAAPFGGLPGLAWSVLAARTVLGAPVEATAEMLLRRFFEDWAAWDWRRAVSLTGEVAGVHPEGAVLTPTAPVRSCADQLGPGGSDLLTQELYHAWEVIEEASKSGADPWPLLVEPPPLHRRHARWLVVGVSGDDETLGRVRGRMRALLSLLDEAGAARAHAWPRPFRNGQVISFAVGLGRAEADPALAAALRWAGDLPGVEVTLLDNGAVPTLR from the coding sequence ATGCGTACCAGCGAGCAGATCTATCACCGGGTGCGCTGGGATCCGCGGTTCGACCCGGAGCGCTTCGTGCTCGGCGTGCGCCAGCGCGGGGCCGGGCCCAAGCGGGTGCCGCTGCCCGCGTTCTCGCCCGGCGGCGACATCCCGTGGCACCGGGTGATGTTCATCGAGGCCGACGGGGTGCTCGTGTGGGACCGCGCGACCGGTCTCGACCAGGTCGACACCTCCGGCGCGGGCCTCGTGCGCCACCACGGCCTGCTGCCCGCACCGTTCTTCACCCCGGGTGCCGCGCACACCTGGCAGCCGGGCCACGGCTGGCGTCCCGCGCCCACCACCCCCGAGCCCGCCGTGCCCGCCCGGCTGCGCCTGCTCACCTGGAACACGCTGTGGGACCGGTACGACAGCGACCGCATCGACACCGCCCGGCGGCGGCCGCTGCTGCTGGTCGCGCTCCAGGCCGCCGACGCCGACGTCATCGCGCTCCAGGAGGTCGAGCCGGAGCTGCTCACCTTGCTGCGCGACGCGCCCTGGGTCCGCGCCGGCTACACCCTGACCGACGACGCTGCCCCAGGTGGGCTGGTGCTGCTCAGTCGGCTGCCCGTACGGGAGGTCGGCAGCCACCGGCTCGCCCCGCACAAGGCCGCCGTCGCGATCGTGGTCGACACCGCCGCCGGGCCGCTGGCCGTCGCGACGACGCACCTGAGCAGCGACCACTCCGCCGACGGCGCGCGGCGGCGGCAGGACGAGCTGACCCGGCTCGCCGAGGGCCTGGCCGGCATCGGGACGGACCTGGTGCTGCTCGGCGACTTCAACGACGAGGGCGCCGCGCCCACCGCGATGCTCGGCATGGACGACGCCTGGACGCAGGTGCACGGGGCCGACGACGGCACGCCGACGTTCGACCCGGTCGCCAACCCGCTGGCCGCGGTGTCGTCGCTGTCCGGCGTCGCCCGGCGGCTGGACCGGGTCCTGCTGCGCGGCGGGCCGTCCGCCACCGCGGCGGAGCTGGTCGGCGACCGTCCCGAGCCCGACGGCCTCCACCCGTCGGACCACTACGGCGTCGTGGTGGACCTGGCCTTCGGCGGGGCGGGGGAGCGCGACGTGCTCGACGCCGCGCCGACCGCCCGCACCGCGCTGGCCTGGCTCCCGCCCGAGCGGGTGTGGCCGGCGGTCCAGGAGCTGCGCGCGGCGCACGACCCGCAGTTCCACCGCTGGCCGCCGCACGTGAACGTGCTGTTCGGGTTCGTGCCCGAGGCCGACTTCGAGCAGGCCGCGCCGCTGCTGGCCGCGGCCGCCGCCGAGGTCCCGCCGTTTCCGGTACGGCTGCGCGGGGTGCACACGTTCGGCCACCGCGACGACGCGACGATCTGGCTCGACCCGGCCGCCGACGGCGACGCGCCCTGGCGCCGGCTGTGGCAGGCGCTGCGGCAGCGTTTCCCGCGCTGCCGGGGCCGGGCCGAGGGCTTCACCCCGCACCTGACGCTGGGCCGCAGCCGCGACCCGCAGCGCGTGGCGGCCGCCTGCGCCGCGGCGCTCGGCGAGCGTCGGGCGCAGGTCGGCGAGCTGGTCCTGCTGTCGCGCCGCGGCGACGAGCCGATGCGTCCGCGCGCTGCGCTGACCCTGGGCACGGGAGAGCTGCGCTGGCTGGCCGACGCGCAGGCCACGGGCACCGGAACACCGCAGGCTGCGCCGGTGCGGGCCTTGGCCCCCGCCGCCGGGGATGAGGCGGCCGCTTCGGCCGTCGAGCGGCTGGCGGCCGGGTTCGCCGAGGGGGTCGTGCACGTCACGGGGTCGCGGCGGATGGGCTGCGCGCTGCCGGGAGCCGATCTGGACCTCGTGGCGGCGCTGCCGGGCCGGGCCGATCCGGTCGAGGTGGCAGCCCGGGTGAGGGCTGCGCTGCCTGATGCGGTCGCGGTGCGGGCGGTCACCGACGCCCGGGTGCCGAGGCTGCGGCTGTCGGTCGGGGACCTCGACGTCGACCTGGTGGTGATCGGCACGGGCGGGCTCGGACCCGGCGACGCCGTCGCCCGCCGCGCGGAGCTGGGCGAGGACACCGCGGTGGCGCTCAGCGCGGTCAGCGACGCCGATGCGGTACGCGCCGCCGTCGGGTCCCGGCACGCCGCGTTCGCGCTGCTCGCCAGGCAGGTGAAGGGCTGGGCGCGGGCGAAGGGCCTCGACGCGGCTCCGTTCGGCGGGCTGCCCGGCCTGGCCTGGTCGGTGCTCGCCGCACGGACCGTGCTCGGTGCGCCGGTCGAGGCCACCGCCGAGATGTTGCTGCGGCGCTTCTTCGAGGACTGGGCGGCGTGGGACTGGCGGCGGGCCGTGTCGCTGACCGGTGAGGTTGCAGGCGTACACCCGGAAGGCGCGGTGCTGACGCCGACCGCGCCGGTGCGCAGCTGCGCCGACCAGCTCGGACCCGGTGGGTCGGACCTGCTGACGCAGGAGCTGTACCACGCGTGGGAGGTCATCGAGGAGGCGTCGAAGTCCGGTGCCGACCCGTGGCCGCTGCTCGTCGAGCCGCCGCCGCTGCACCGGCGCCATGCGCGCTGGCTCGTGGTCGGGGTGAGCGGCGACGACGAGACGCTCGGCCGGGTCCGGGGACGGATGCGCGCCCTGCTGAGCCTGCTCGACGAGGCCGGGGCGGCGCGGGCGCACGCCTGGCCGAGGCCGTTCCGGAACGGCCAGGTGATCTCCTTTGCCGTCGGCCTGGGCCGGGCCGAGGCGGACCCGGCGCTGGCCGCCGCCCTGCGGTGGGCCGGTGACCTGCCCGGCGTCGAGGTGACCCTGCTCGACAACGGGGCGGTCCCGACCCTGCGCTGA